In Anaerostipes hadrus ATCC 29173 = JCM 17467, a single genomic region encodes these proteins:
- a CDS encoding C39 family peptidase produces the protein MRKTRKTAAVVALYTFLMLGSVSVVRADQPVTREQISSEQTETKTDSSAQTTESEATTETTTQTTQAKPTTEATTHTHTTAAATHTKKHTATTHTKKHTAVTHTKKQKTKSDQDKKKDKKDKKKDKKDKKSIIPKVYNDHSLEMKDKKETIQGFIYFNQADAAWNDNGYQIKSSGCGPSAMAVCISSLTNKWVTPVDTTVWAYKNGYYSSAGASHEMVPALAQQYKLECHGLGSDVSKVRDALKKKHPVVALMGPGYFTKKGHFIVLVAIDDNDQVTVADVGSRQRTQYKYPLKEVIAQTKSASAGGPCWEIYSDQKISAKADKKAKQLKAEKKYRSKEFKAMYNEIKSVLQKNYQLAVPLKKGTLVSEEQFVTITSLGINDKVSVMDESKKLTSDVDLDTVVDEIQAEAVKDSFWNTIMIAPDKTNLTDK, from the coding sequence ATGAGAAAAACACGTAAAACAGCAGCTGTAGTAGCTCTGTATACGTTTTTGATGCTTGGATCAGTGTCTGTGGTCAGAGCAGATCAGCCAGTCACAAGAGAGCAAATAAGCAGTGAACAGACTGAGACCAAGACAGATTCTTCTGCCCAGACGACAGAAAGTGAAGCAACGACAGAGACAACAACACAGACGACTCAGGCAAAGCCGACAACGGAAGCAACAACGCATACGCATACAACGGCTGCAGCAACACATACAAAGAAACATACAGCAACAACACATACAAAGAAACATACAGCGGTAACGCATACAAAGAAGCAAAAGACAAAGTCTGATCAAGATAAGAAGAAAGATAAAAAAGATAAGAAAAAAGACAAGAAAGATAAAAAATCTATCATTCCAAAAGTATATAATGATCATAGTCTTGAGATGAAAGATAAGAAAGAGACGATACAGGGATTTATTTACTTTAATCAGGCAGATGCAGCATGGAATGACAATGGATATCAGATCAAAAGCAGTGGATGCGGACCAAGCGCTATGGCAGTTTGTATCAGTTCGCTGACGAATAAATGGGTAACTCCAGTTGATACAACAGTATGGGCATATAAGAATGGCTATTACAGTAGTGCTGGAGCAAGTCATGAGATGGTCCCAGCACTGGCACAACAGTATAAACTGGAATGTCATGGACTTGGAAGTGATGTCAGCAAGGTTAGAGATGCATTGAAGAAGAAGCATCCAGTAGTAGCACTGATGGGGCCAGGATATTTTACGAAGAAAGGTCATTTTATCGTATTGGTTGCGATCGATGATAATGATCAGGTAACGGTTGCAGATGTTGGAAGCAGACAGCGTACACAGTACAAATATCCACTAAAAGAAGTGATCGCACAGACGAAGTCAGCATCAGCAGGAGGTCCATGCTGGGAGATTTATTCTGATCAAAAGATATCTGCGAAGGCTGATAAGAAGGCAAAGCAGCTGAAAGCTGAGAAGAAATACAGAAGCAAAGAATTTAAAGCAATGTATAATGAGATCAAGTCAGTATTGCAGAAGAATTATCAGTTAGCGGTTCCACTAAAGAAAGGAACACTAGTTAGTGAAGAACAGTTTGTTACGATCACATCCTTAGGAATCAACGATAAAGTTTCCGTAATGGATGAGAGCAAGAAGTTAACAAGTGATGTCGATCTTGACACAGTAGTAGATGAGATTCAGGCAGAGGCAGTCAAAGATTCTTTTTGGAATACGATCATGATCGCACCTGACAAAACTAATTTAACAGATAAATAA
- a CDS encoding Cof-type HAD-IIB family hydrolase — MSKIKLVAMDLDNTLLDSEKQISKHTEEVLKEAIRRGVYIVPATGRIFKAIPEFLRDIPGVRYAVCCNGATVYDQKEDKIIYTNHLPKETVFSLFDILEKYHCTRDIYQNGQGYMERCYFDHLAEYGVSDHVLKLVRDTRLPLDDLRKYIEEHPLGIEKINVFFDDMEERETARQELIEKNIASVSSSLENNIEINQIGCDKGDGLLHLAEQIGLSMDEVMACGDAGNDTMMIKAVGTGVVMENGQPDLKEIADFVTKTNNEDGVAYAIEKLVFEA, encoded by the coding sequence ATGAGTAAGATAAAATTAGTAGCGATGGATTTAGATAATACACTCTTAGACAGCGAGAAACAGATTTCAAAACACACAGAAGAAGTTCTAAAAGAAGCAATCAGAAGGGGTGTTTATATAGTTCCAGCAACAGGACGTATTTTTAAAGCAATTCCAGAATTTTTAAGAGATATTCCAGGCGTTCGATATGCTGTTTGCTGTAATGGGGCAACTGTTTATGATCAGAAAGAAGATAAGATCATATATACAAATCATCTACCAAAAGAAACGGTATTTTCGTTGTTTGATATTTTGGAAAAATATCATTGTACACGTGATATTTATCAGAATGGGCAAGGGTATATGGAACGATGCTATTTTGACCATCTTGCAGAGTATGGTGTATCAGATCATGTATTAAAACTTGTGAGAGATACAAGACTGCCGCTGGATGATCTGCGAAAGTATATTGAAGAGCATCCGCTGGGAATTGAGAAGATCAATGTATTTTTTGATGATATGGAAGAGCGGGAAACTGCAAGACAAGAATTAATCGAGAAAAATATTGCGAGTGTATCAAGTTCTCTGGAAAATAACATTGAAATAAATCAGATTGGATGTGATAAAGGAGATGGACTTTTACATCTGGCAGAGCAAATTGGATTATCTATGGATGAAGTGATGGCATGTGGAGATGCAGGAAATGATACGATGATGATCAAAGCTGTAGGAACCGGTGTTGTTATGGAAAATGGACAACCTGATCTGAAAGAGATCGCAGACTTTGTGACAAAGACAAATAATGAAGATGGTGTTGCATATGCAATTGAAAAATTAGTCTTTGAAGCATAA
- the recJ gene encoding single-stranded-DNA-specific exonuclease RecJ — MEQWYLYKKKANFNQIGEKFNIDPVIARLIRNRDVVGDEQIQQYLYGELSDISDPFLMKGVKEGVEILKQKVQEGKTIRIISDYDVDGVVSNYILWKAIHDLGGKIDFQIPDRMKDGYGINENIIEKAVEDQIDTILTCDNGIAAADAVAYGKEHGLTMIITDHHDVPFDTDEAGMRKEVLPPADVVINPKQEACNYPYPLLCGAGVAFQFMRAFYQAMEEDESQLEELLSMLAIATVCDVVDLTGENRIFVKEGLRRIKDTQNIGLKALLNVHDLMDKQIQSYALGFIVGPCINASGRLESAEKALNLFLEEDEEKAKQTAEELKELNDLRKTMTENGVKEALGQAFEYEAKGDKVLVLYLPECHESIAGIIAGRIKDRLNHPAFVLTDAKEGIKGSGRSIEGYSMFEEMMKVKEVFTKFGGHPMAAGCSLEKEKLQEFRKKINENCTLEKKDFAKKVQIDIDMPVDYITMDLIHQLSVLEPFGKENKKPLFAHRKLKVERVNVFGKNKNVIKLALKSSQGTRIDGMIFEDEDEFREKMGTSKYITCTYYPVINEYQGYKSLQINIQNYFFVEG; from the coding sequence ATGGAACAGTGGTATCTGTATAAGAAAAAGGCTAATTTTAATCAGATTGGAGAAAAATTTAACATAGATCCAGTGATCGCACGGCTGATCCGCAACAGGGATGTGGTTGGGGATGAACAAATACAGCAGTATCTGTATGGAGAACTTTCAGATATTTCAGATCCTTTTTTGATGAAAGGCGTCAAAGAAGGAGTTGAGATTTTGAAGCAAAAGGTACAAGAAGGGAAAACGATCCGTATTATTTCAGATTATGATGTAGATGGAGTTGTCTCAAATTACATTTTGTGGAAAGCGATTCATGATCTTGGTGGAAAGATTGATTTTCAGATTCCAGACCGCATGAAAGATGGCTATGGAATTAATGAAAATATCATTGAAAAAGCAGTGGAAGACCAGATTGATACGATCCTTACCTGTGATAATGGGATTGCAGCAGCAGATGCAGTTGCATACGGCAAAGAACATGGACTGACAATGATCATTACGGATCATCATGATGTGCCATTTGATACCGATGAAGCAGGAATGAGAAAAGAGGTTCTTCCACCAGCAGATGTAGTGATCAATCCAAAGCAAGAAGCATGCAATTATCCGTATCCGTTACTTTGTGGAGCAGGAGTGGCTTTTCAGTTTATGAGGGCATTTTATCAGGCAATGGAAGAAGATGAAAGCCAATTGGAAGAGTTGTTATCCATGCTTGCGATCGCGACTGTTTGTGATGTGGTAGATCTGACAGGAGAAAACAGAATCTTTGTCAAAGAAGGATTACGCCGAATCAAAGATACACAAAATATCGGGTTGAAAGCATTGCTGAATGTGCATGATCTGATGGATAAACAGATACAGTCTTATGCACTAGGATTTATTGTTGGACCATGTATCAATGCGAGCGGACGTTTGGAATCTGCCGAAAAAGCATTGAATCTATTTCTGGAAGAAGATGAAGAGAAGGCAAAACAGACAGCAGAAGAATTAAAAGAACTGAATGATCTTCGGAAAACCATGACAGAAAATGGTGTAAAAGAGGCACTGGGACAGGCGTTCGAATATGAAGCAAAAGGAGATAAAGTGCTTGTATTATATCTTCCAGAATGTCATGAAAGTATTGCAGGTATCATAGCAGGAAGGATCAAGGACCGCTTAAATCATCCAGCATTTGTCTTAACAGATGCAAAAGAAGGAATCAAAGGTTCTGGACGTTCCATCGAAGGATATTCCATGTTTGAAGAGATGATGAAAGTCAAAGAGGTGTTCACAAAGTTTGGGGGACATCCAATGGCCGCAGGATGTTCTTTGGAAAAAGAAAAATTACAGGAATTCCGCAAAAAGATCAATGAGAACTGTACCCTTGAGAAAAAAGATTTTGCAAAGAAGGTACAGATTGATATTGATATGCCAGTTGATTATATTACCATGGATCTGATCCATCAGTTATCTGTTTTAGAGCCATTTGGAAAAGAGAATAAAAAACCATTATTTGCACACAGAAAGTTAAAAGTGGAACGTGTGAATGTTTTTGGAAAAAATAAAAATGTGATAAAATTAGCATTAAAGAGTAGTCAGGGAACTAGAATTGATGGCATGATTTTTGAGGATGAAGATGAATTTCGAGAGAAAATGGGAACATCAAAGTATATCACATGTACATATTATCCAGTGATCAATGAGTATCAGGGATATAAAAGTCTTCAGATCAACATTCAAAATTATTTTTTTGTGGAGGGATAG
- a CDS encoding protein translocase subunit SecDF — protein MKKRNSSGKYIAGLILLIALCVFGAFITTKGITKKKIGRASNIELGLDLAGGVSITYEVDGKNVSDSDMKDTVYKLQKRVEGYSTEAEVYQEGKDRINIEIPGVTDANKILDELGKPGTLSFAVQKQVKVKKNGKTTTQTTLDTVLTGQNVKKAKAVTNQNQTTGKKEYLVALEFDAKGTKAFAKATKANIGKPIYIIYDNQVISAPNVQEAITKGECTIDGMESYEAAENLASSIRIGSLPVKLNELRSNVVSAKLGVNAIQTTVKAGVIGFVLVCLIMIAFYAVPGVIACVALAIYMLMMLLALNGFNATLTLPGLAGIILGIGMAVDANVIIYARIQEEIGAGKSTGAAIKSGFGKAASAIIDGNVTTLIAVLVLWFKGSGTVKGFAQTLGMSVLISMFTALVISRFLVYAAYHFGLHDKKWYGKPRTIKTRDFVRTGKKYVAVAGVIILIGLAALPMNRSKIGSILNYDLEFSGGTASTITFKDDQKVNDSLEKQVVKAYEKVSKSTSVQSQKVKANNQMVVKSVELNLSQRKQIENTLKKDYKVKSVTTENISSTISNEMQRDAFISVVISAICMLIYIAIRFKDVKFGSSAIIALINDVLVVFAAYSVGRLSVGGTFIACMLTIIGYSINSTIVIFDRIRENLKLQTIRTRDDIKALVNQSISSTLVRTINTSLTTFVMVLALFICGVSSLREFALALMVGVIGGAFSSVFLTGPLWYMMKTRIGSDVIKENQAASQAQPEKITANPNRKKKKKKKRK, from the coding sequence ATGAAGAAGCGTAATAGCAGTGGCAAGTATATTGCAGGGCTTATTTTACTGATCGCTTTGTGTGTATTTGGAGCATTTATCACAACCAAGGGAATTACAAAGAAGAAGATCGGTCGAGCAAGCAATATCGAACTCGGATTAGACCTTGCAGGTGGAGTTAGTATTACATATGAAGTAGATGGCAAGAATGTATCTGATAGTGATATGAAAGATACTGTATACAAACTTCAGAAGCGTGTAGAAGGGTACAGTACAGAAGCAGAAGTTTATCAGGAAGGAAAAGATCGTATCAATATCGAGATTCCTGGAGTGACAGATGCAAACAAGATTTTAGATGAGCTTGGTAAACCAGGAACACTTTCTTTTGCTGTCCAGAAACAGGTAAAAGTAAAGAAGAATGGAAAAACAACGACTCAGACAACATTAGATACTGTATTGACAGGTCAAAATGTTAAGAAAGCCAAAGCTGTAACTAATCAGAATCAGACAACTGGTAAGAAAGAATATTTAGTTGCACTTGAATTTGATGCTAAGGGAACAAAGGCATTTGCGAAAGCTACAAAAGCCAATATTGGAAAACCAATTTATATTATCTATGATAATCAGGTGATCAGTGCCCCAAATGTACAGGAAGCGATCACAAAAGGAGAATGTACGATCGATGGTATGGAAAGTTATGAAGCAGCAGAGAATTTAGCTTCATCAATTCGAATCGGTTCCTTACCAGTGAAATTAAACGAATTACGCTCTAACGTAGTATCTGCGAAATTAGGAGTGAATGCGATCCAGACAACGGTCAAAGCAGGAGTCATCGGATTTGTACTGGTATGCTTGATCATGATCGCATTTTATGCAGTGCCTGGTGTGATTGCGTGTGTGGCACTTGCGATCTATATGCTGATGATGTTATTAGCACTGAATGGATTTAATGCGACACTGACATTGCCGGGACTTGCAGGTATCATCCTCGGTATCGGTATGGCAGTTGATGCAAACGTTATCATTTATGCCAGAATTCAGGAAGAGATCGGGGCAGGAAAGAGTACAGGAGCAGCGATCAAATCTGGATTCGGAAAGGCAGCATCAGCGATCATCGATGGTAACGTTACAACATTGATCGCAGTATTAGTTTTATGGTTTAAAGGATCAGGAACGGTCAAAGGATTTGCTCAGACACTTGGAATGAGTGTATTGATCTCTATGTTTACAGCACTTGTGATCAGCCGATTCCTTGTATATGCGGCATATCATTTTGGACTTCACGACAAGAAATGGTATGGAAAACCAAGAACGATCAAAACAAGAGATTTTGTCCGTACAGGTAAGAAATACGTTGCAGTTGCAGGTGTGATCATTTTGATCGGACTTGCTGCACTTCCAATGAATCGAAGCAAGATTGGATCAATCTTGAATTATGATCTGGAATTTTCAGGTGGTACAGCATCTACGATCACATTCAAGGATGACCAGAAAGTCAATGATTCTCTGGAAAAACAGGTTGTGAAAGCTTACGAGAAAGTCAGCAAGTCAACCTCTGTTCAGAGTCAGAAAGTAAAAGCAAACAATCAGATGGTTGTAAAAAGTGTAGAATTGAATCTGAGTCAGAGAAAACAGATCGAAAATACATTAAAGAAAGATTATAAAGTAAAATCTGTAACAACAGAGAATATCAGTTCAACGATCAGTAATGAAATGCAAAGAGATGCATTTATTTCCGTTGTGATCTCAGCAATCTGTATGCTGATCTACATTGCGATTCGATTCAAAGACGTGAAGTTTGGATCCAGTGCGATCATCGCATTGATCAATGACGTATTGGTCGTATTTGCAGCATATTCTGTTGGAAGATTATCTGTTGGTGGAACATTTATCGCATGTATGTTAACGATCATTGGATATTCTATCAACTCAACGATCGTTATCTTTGACCGTATCCGTGAGAATCTGAAACTTCAGACGATCCGGACAAGAGATGATATCAAAGCACTTGTGAATCAGAGTATTTCAAGTACATTGGTTCGTACGATCAATACAAGTTTGACAACATTTGTTATGGTGTTAGCGTTATTCATCTGCGGAGTATCCTCCTTAAGAGAATTTGCATTAGCATTGATGGTGGGTGTGATCGGAGGAGCGTTCTCTTCTGTATTTTTAACTGGACCACTTTGGTATATGATGAAGACGCGAATTGGATCAGATGTGATCAAAGAAAATCAGGCAGCCAGTCAAGCACAGCCAGAGAAGATCACAGCAAATCCAAACCGCAAGAAAAAGAAGAAAAAGAAAAGAAAATAA
- the scfB gene encoding thioether cross-link-forming SCIFF peptide maturase: MVHQYKNNGYNMVLDVASGSVHVVDDLTYEVIALYEDHTLEEIIKELSSWDEKDVKESYGEVTELKDAGVLFTEDCYEEYICGFKDRPTVVKALCLHIAHDCNLACRYCFAEEGEYKGRRALMSAEVGKKALDFLVENSGNRRNLEVDFFGGEPLMNFDVVKEIVAYGRSLEETHDKKFRFTLTTNGVLLNDDIMEFANKEMDNVVLSVDGRKEVHDYMRPFRNGKGSYDFIIDKFKKFADSRNQQKYYVRGTFTHHNLDFSKDVMHLADAGFEQISVEPVVAPDTADYAITEEDLPILMDEYDLLAKEMIKREKEGKGFTFFHFMIDLTGGPCVAKRLSGCGSGTEYLAVTPWGDLYPCHQFVGEEDFLMGNVYEGVKKDEIVKEFKACNVYSKEECKKCFARFYCSGGCSANSYNFNGTIDGTYEIGCKLERKRVECALMVKAALALEGETENEEA, encoded by the coding sequence ATGGTTCACCAGTATAAAAATAATGGATATAACATGGTCCTTGATGTAGCAAGTGGATCTGTCCATGTGGTTGATGACCTGACATATGAGGTGATTGCTTTATATGAGGATCATACATTAGAAGAGATCATCAAAGAATTATCATCCTGGGATGAGAAAGATGTCAAAGAATCTTATGGAGAAGTTACAGAATTAAAAGATGCAGGTGTATTATTTACAGAAGACTGTTATGAAGAATACATTTGTGGATTCAAAGATAGACCAACAGTTGTAAAGGCACTCTGTCTTCATATTGCACATGATTGTAACCTTGCCTGCCGATACTGTTTCGCAGAAGAAGGAGAATACAAGGGAAGACGTGCATTAATGAGTGCTGAAGTTGGTAAGAAAGCATTAGATTTTCTTGTAGAGAATTCAGGAAACCGTAGAAATCTGGAAGTTGATTTCTTTGGTGGAGAGCCTTTGATGAACTTTGATGTAGTGAAAGAGATCGTTGCATATGGACGTTCTTTGGAAGAAACACATGATAAGAAGTTCCGTTTTACATTGACAACAAATGGTGTATTACTAAACGATGATATCATGGAATTTGCCAATAAAGAGATGGATAACGTTGTATTAAGTGTGGATGGAAGAAAAGAAGTTCACGATTACATGAGACCATTCCGTAATGGAAAAGGAAGCTATGATTTTATTATCGACAAATTCAAGAAATTTGCAGACAGCAGAAACCAGCAGAAATATTATGTAAGAGGAACTTTTACACATCATAACTTAGATTTCTCAAAAGACGTTATGCATTTAGCAGATGCAGGATTCGAACAGATTTCTGTAGAACCTGTTGTAGCACCAGATACAGCAGATTATGCGATCACAGAAGAGGATCTTCCAATTTTGATGGATGAATATGATCTTCTTGCAAAAGAGATGATCAAAAGAGAGAAGGAAGGAAAAGGATTTACCTTCTTCCACTTTATGATCGACTTAACAGGAGGGCCATGTGTTGCAAAACGTTTATCCGGATGTGGTTCAGGAACAGAATATCTTGCAGTGACTCCATGGGGAGATTTATATCCATGCCATCAGTTTGTAGGAGAAGAAGACTTCTTAATGGGTAATGTTTACGAAGGAGTCAAGAAAGATGAGATCGTCAAAGAATTCAAGGCATGTAATGTATACTCCAAAGAAGAATGTAAAAAATGTTTTGCAAGATTCTATTGCAGTGGTGGATGCAGTGCAAACTCTTATAACTTTAACGGTACGATCGATGGAACTTATGAGATCGGATGTAAATTAGAGCGCAAGAGGGTAGAATGTGCATTAATGGTAAAGGCAGCATTGGCATTAGAAGGGGAGACGGAGAATGAAGAAGCGTAA
- the scfA gene encoding six-cysteine ranthipeptide SCIFF, producing MKHIKTLTNKTLQNTVKKGGCGECQTSCQSACKTSCTVGNQTCEHSK from the coding sequence ATGAAACATATTAAAACTCTGACAAATAAAACATTACAGAACACAGTGAAAAAAGGTGGATGTGGTGAATGCCAGACATCTTGCCAGTCAGCATGTAAAACATCTTGTACAGTAGGTAACCAGACCTGCGAACACAGCAAATAG
- a CDS encoding TIGR04086 family membrane protein produces MDMGKKGLYMIQSLVFAYIATGILLCLLAFIIYQSNAGMKIANLGVTLTYILASVFAGMLIGSKIGKKKFLWGFAAGMLYFMILTLISWIFQKNIVLFSTERITACFLCIAGGTLGGMLAI; encoded by the coding sequence ATGGACATGGGGAAAAAGGGACTCTATATGATACAAAGTCTGGTATTTGCCTACATTGCCACAGGAATTTTATTGTGTCTTCTTGCATTTATCATCTATCAAAGCAATGCAGGAATGAAGATCGCGAATCTTGGGGTCACACTTACATATATTCTTGCATCTGTTTTTGCTGGCATGCTGATCGGAAGTAAGATCGGAAAAAAGAAGTTTTTATGGGGATTTGCAGCAGGAATGTTATACTTTATGATCTTGACTTTGATCTCGTGGATTTTTCAAAAAAATATCGTTCTGTTTTCCACAGAAAGGATCACAGCATGTTTCTTATGTATTGCAGGAGGAACTTTAGGTGGAATGCTTGCTATTTGA
- a CDS encoding PHP domain-containing protein codes for MIDLHIHSTCSDGTFTPKQIVQKVIAKRLYGFSLTDHDTVDGIPEILAMDLPDDLKFIPGIEISCDALHREIHVLGYGINYKDQQLNHTLNMLRDKRFQRNLDMIELFQKDGYPITLEKLQNGDPHTVITRAHFARTLISEGICSSMDQAFSKYLGEKCKYYVPKPFFDPKDCLRLILDAGGIPVLAHPFLYKFSNEDTKHLIHDLKEEGLAGIEVYHSSHHIGQITKLRQWQKEYDLLATGGSDFHGTNKPDIEIGTGRGPLFVPDHLIDDLMN; via the coding sequence ATGATCGATCTTCATATACATTCTACTTGTTCCGATGGAACTTTTACACCAAAACAGATTGTTCAAAAAGTGATAGCAAAAAGATTATATGGATTTTCTCTGACAGATCATGATACTGTCGATGGAATTCCGGAAATTCTTGCTATGGATCTTCCAGATGATCTGAAATTCATTCCTGGAATTGAAATTTCATGTGATGCACTTCATCGTGAGATTCATGTATTAGGATACGGAATCAACTATAAGGATCAGCAGTTAAATCATACTCTCAACATGCTCCGTGACAAACGGTTTCAGAGAAATCTTGATATGATCGAACTCTTTCAAAAAGACGGTTATCCGATTACGCTTGAAAAACTGCAAAATGGTGATCCTCATACTGTGATCACACGAGCTCACTTTGCAAGAACTTTGATCTCAGAAGGCATTTGTTCTTCCATGGATCAGGCTTTTTCCAAATATCTTGGTGAAAAGTGTAAATATTATGTTCCAAAACCATTTTTTGATCCAAAAGATTGCTTAAGATTAATCCTTGATGCTGGCGGAATTCCGGTTCTTGCACATCCATTTTTATATAAATTCTCAAATGAAGATACCAAACATCTCATTCATGATCTGAAAGAAGAAGGGCTCGCAGGAATCGAAGTTTATCATTCTTCCCATCATATCGGCCAGATCACAAAACTTCGCCAATGGCAGAAAGAATATGATCTTCTTGCAACTGGAGGATCAGACTTCCATGGAACGAATAAACCAGATATCGAAATCGGAACCGGACGCGGACCGTTATTTGTCCCAGATCATTTGATTGATGATCTGATGAATTAA
- the yajC gene encoding preprotein translocase subunit YajC, whose product MDQVTMTILMLVVCFGLMYFLTIRPQKKKEEELKQMMETLEVGDSVLTTSGFYGVVVDKVDETTIIVEFGNDKHCRIPMEKSAIQAMEKANASSSEE is encoded by the coding sequence ATGGATCAGGTTACAATGACAATTCTAATGTTGGTTGTTTGTTTTGGATTAATGTACTTTTTAACGATCAGACCACAGAAGAAAAAAGAAGAAGAATTAAAACAGATGATGGAAACTCTGGAAGTTGGAGACAGCGTGTTGACAACAAGCGGATTTTACGGAGTTGTTGTAGATAAAGTTGATGAAACAACGATCATTGTTGAATTTGGTAACGACAAACATTGCCGTATCCCAATGGAGAAATCAGCAATCCAGGCAATGGAAAAAGCGAATGCATCATCATCTGAAGAATAA
- the tgt gene encoding tRNA guanosine(34) transglycosylase Tgt translates to MYELIKKDGRAKRGRLTTVHGVIETPVFMNVGTVAAIKGAVSTDDLKDIGTQVELSNTYHLHVRTGDKLIKEFGGLHKFMHWDRPILTDSGGFQVFSLAKLRKIKEEGVSFASHIDGRKIFMGPEESMQIQSNLGSTIAMAFDECPPHPATREYMQNSVDRTTRWLRRCKKEMDRLNSLEDTVNPHQMLFGINQGGTFEDIRIEHAKEISKMDLDGYALGGLAVGETHEEMYNILEKTVPYLPEDKPTYLMGVGTPVNILEAVDRGVDFFDCVYPTRNGRHGHVYTNQGKLNMFNKKYELDHRPIEEGCQCPACRSYSRAYIRHLLKAKEMLGMRLCVLHNLYFYNTMMSEIRQAIEEGNYKEYKKRKIDGMMNQ, encoded by the coding sequence ATGTATGAATTAATCAAAAAAGACGGAAGAGCAAAAAGAGGCCGTTTAACAACGGTCCATGGTGTGATCGAAACACCAGTATTTATGAATGTCGGGACTGTGGCAGCGATCAAAGGTGCAGTCAGTACAGATGATCTCAAAGATATTGGAACACAGGTGGAGTTATCTAATACATATCATCTGCATGTAAGAACAGGAGATAAGCTGATCAAGGAATTTGGAGGGCTGCATAAGTTTATGCACTGGGACCGCCCAATCCTTACAGATTCTGGCGGATTTCAGGTGTTTTCATTGGCGAAGCTTCGTAAGATCAAAGAAGAAGGCGTTTCTTTTGCTTCTCATATTGATGGAAGAAAGATTTTCATGGGACCAGAAGAAAGTATGCAGATCCAGTCAAACTTAGGATCAACGATCGCGATGGCATTTGACGAATGTCCGCCACATCCTGCAACAAGAGAGTATATGCAGAATTCTGTTGATCGTACAACAAGATGGTTGAGACGATGCAAAAAAGAGATGGACCGCTTAAATTCTCTGGAAGATACAGTCAATCCACATCAGATGTTATTTGGGATCAATCAGGGTGGAACATTTGAAGATATCCGAATCGAACACGCCAAAGAGATTTCCAAGATGGATCTAGATGGATATGCATTAGGTGGACTTGCGGTTGGAGAAACACATGAAGAGATGTACAATATCCTTGAAAAGACAGTGCCATATCTGCCAGAAGATAAACCAACTTACCTGATGGGGGTTGGAACACCGGTGAATATTTTAGAAGCAGTTGACCGTGGAGTTGATTTCTTTGATTGTGTATATCCAACAAGAAATGGCCGTCATGGACATGTATATACGAATCAGGGAAAACTTAATATGTTCAATAAAAAATACGAACTGGACCATCGCCCGATCGAAGAAGGATGCCAGTGCCCAGCCTGTAGAAGTTACAGCAGAGCCTATATTCGACATCTTTTAAAAGCAAAAGAAATGCTAGGAATGAGATTATGTGTCTTGCATAACTTGTATTTTTATAATACAATGATGAGTGAGATTCGTCAGGCAATCGAAGAAGGCAATTATAAGGAATACAAGAAACGTAAGATCGATGGCATGATGAACCAGTAA